One Clavibacter zhangzhiyongii genomic region harbors:
- a CDS encoding carboxylesterase/lipase family protein translates to MTPDADPPTPAYDPSELDVRVTGGTVRGVRERGVEAWRGIPFAAPPRGDLRFRAPQPVVGWEGARFAQHFGKVAPQVSAGAFMGAPQGTPMGEDCLTVNVIAPSGLSPDAARVNRESQLRPVMVFIHGGAYVVGSSRENPVQGEGLVRQGGIVYVSFNYRLGALGYLDFSRYSTPERPIESNLGLRDQVQALQWVRDNIRAFGGDPSNVTVFGESAGGNAVTTLMAVPAAHGLFARAIAQSSPTNAIYPAEQTARWAEQFVELLADRAGRTPSDAEALRLLTAASSSTLAAAANELMVRTPDQEPGTITFSPVIDGDVLPERPLDAFKHGRAARVPLIIGTNEREGSLFTGRLDILATTPERIEAVFAKTDEEHREELAALYPGLPKRRAALDFGGDYAFWFPSVKVAERHARYAPVHFYRFDIAPRLVRLMGLDATHGLELFALFDRMDSLVGRGMTLLGGRRAFVAAGERMRIAWLRFAQDGTVDESWPAYVGDDEDALRDLDEDDDATAGTGSPGERGPSRPGSGPRPPRVRPGGIRDRGPRRRATLVFDVVDRIEHDPHADRRVAWRDFVPHI, encoded by the coding sequence GTGACCCCCGACGCCGATCCGCCCACCCCGGCGTACGACCCGTCGGAGCTCGACGTCCGGGTCACGGGCGGCACCGTCCGCGGCGTGCGCGAGCGCGGCGTCGAGGCGTGGCGCGGGATCCCGTTCGCCGCCCCGCCCCGCGGCGACCTCCGCTTCCGGGCGCCGCAGCCCGTGGTCGGCTGGGAGGGCGCGCGCTTCGCCCAGCACTTCGGCAAGGTCGCGCCGCAGGTCAGCGCCGGCGCGTTCATGGGCGCGCCGCAGGGCACGCCGATGGGCGAGGACTGCCTCACCGTCAACGTCATCGCGCCGTCCGGGCTGAGCCCCGACGCGGCGCGCGTCAACCGCGAGTCGCAGCTGCGTCCCGTCATGGTCTTCATCCACGGCGGCGCCTACGTCGTCGGATCCTCGCGGGAGAACCCCGTGCAGGGCGAGGGGCTCGTGCGCCAGGGCGGCATCGTCTACGTGAGCTTCAACTACCGGCTCGGCGCGCTCGGCTACCTCGACTTCAGCCGCTACTCCACGCCCGAGCGCCCCATCGAGTCGAACCTCGGCCTCCGCGACCAGGTGCAGGCGCTCCAGTGGGTGCGCGACAACATCCGCGCGTTCGGCGGAGATCCTTCGAACGTCACCGTCTTCGGCGAGAGCGCGGGCGGCAACGCCGTCACGACCCTCATGGCGGTGCCCGCGGCGCACGGCCTGTTCGCCCGCGCCATCGCGCAGAGCTCGCCCACCAACGCCATCTACCCGGCCGAGCAGACGGCCCGCTGGGCGGAGCAGTTCGTCGAGCTCCTCGCCGACCGGGCGGGCCGCACGCCGAGCGACGCCGAGGCCCTGCGACTCCTCACGGCGGCCAGCTCCTCCACCCTCGCCGCGGCCGCGAACGAGCTCATGGTCCGCACGCCCGACCAGGAGCCCGGCACCATCACGTTCAGCCCCGTGATCGACGGCGACGTGCTGCCGGAGCGCCCGCTCGACGCGTTCAAGCACGGGCGGGCGGCGCGCGTGCCGCTCATCATCGGCACGAACGAGCGCGAGGGGTCGCTCTTCACGGGCCGGCTCGACATCCTCGCCACGACGCCCGAGCGGATCGAGGCGGTGTTCGCCAAGACCGACGAGGAGCACCGCGAGGAGCTGGCGGCGCTCTACCCGGGGCTGCCCAAGCGCCGCGCCGCCCTCGACTTCGGCGGCGACTACGCCTTCTGGTTCCCGTCCGTGAAGGTCGCCGAGCGCCACGCCCGCTACGCGCCCGTGCACTTCTACCGCTTCGACATCGCGCCCCGCCTCGTGCGGCTCATGGGCCTCGACGCCACGCACGGGCTCGAGCTCTTCGCGCTGTTCGACCGCATGGACTCCCTGGTCGGCCGCGGAATGACGCTGCTCGGCGGCCGGCGCGCGTTCGTCGCGGCGGGCGAGCGGATGCGGATCGCCTGGCTCCGCTTCGCGCAGGACGGCACGGTCGACGAGTCGTGGCCCGCGTACGTCGGCGACGACGAGGACGCGCTGCGCGACCTCGACGAGGACGACGACGCCACGGCCGGCACGGGCTCGCCGGGGGAGCGCGGCCCGTCCCGCCCGGGATCCGGCCCCCGCCCGCCGCGCGTGCGGCCCGGCGGCATCCGCGACCGCGGCCCCCGCCGTCGCGCCACCCTCGTCTTCGACGTGGTCGACCGCATCGAGCACGACCCGCACGCCGACCGCCGCGTCGCGTGGCGCGACTTCGTCCCCCACATCTGA
- a CDS encoding CYTH and CHAD domain-containing protein yields the protein MVHTESVEIERKYDVPDGVPVPAFAGIEGIAEARPADPVTLVAVYLDTADHALADRRMVLRRREGGHDAGWHVKLPADGGEGRTELGWPLAEGDDDGGAIPGPVLDQVAVHVRGRELTPLARLETVRTIVTLHDADGRAVAEFADDRVTGSDVRGGTVRAWHEWEVELLPDAPAKRKQRTALLDRIEQHVLDAGGRPSDSASKLARALGADALGRQAPAGPALPDPATLTKDSPASEVARAVLARGVRDLVAADPRVRADEHDAVHRMRVAVRRLRSALRTHQDVVDPAATAAVRAELTALGAVLGDARDMEVLRDRVVWSVVEHDTETVPDHVGDALHDVLDERYHRARERVIRSLSSARYVALLDELDRLVADPPLTHDASAPAGPALHAALRRDAERVGRRAAVAQEAVGEAARTEALHEVRKAAKRLRYAAEEVSGRTVTVLGRKTMRLATAAEEVHDELGEHRDGLAMQRLLREEAKRLTARGEGAFALGVLHEAERLRTESALWRAQRALEQLLATPVPGA from the coding sequence ATGGTGCACACGGAGTCCGTCGAGATCGAGCGCAAGTACGACGTCCCGGACGGGGTGCCCGTCCCGGCCTTCGCGGGGATCGAGGGGATCGCCGAGGCGCGGCCCGCTGACCCCGTGACGCTCGTCGCCGTCTACCTCGACACCGCGGACCACGCGCTCGCCGACCGCCGCATGGTCCTCCGCCGCCGCGAGGGCGGGCACGACGCCGGCTGGCACGTGAAGCTCCCGGCCGACGGGGGAGAGGGCCGCACCGAGCTCGGCTGGCCGCTCGCCGAGGGCGACGACGACGGCGGCGCGATCCCCGGACCGGTGCTCGACCAGGTCGCCGTGCACGTGCGCGGCCGCGAGCTCACGCCGCTCGCGCGCCTCGAGACCGTGCGCACCATCGTCACGCTGCACGACGCCGACGGCCGCGCGGTCGCGGAGTTCGCGGACGACCGGGTCACCGGATCCGACGTCCGCGGCGGCACCGTGCGTGCCTGGCACGAGTGGGAGGTGGAGCTGCTGCCCGACGCGCCCGCGAAGCGGAAGCAGCGCACGGCCCTCCTCGACCGCATCGAGCAGCACGTCCTCGACGCGGGCGGCCGCCCGTCCGACAGCGCCTCGAAGCTCGCGCGGGCGCTCGGCGCCGACGCGCTCGGCCGGCAGGCGCCCGCGGGACCCGCGCTGCCGGATCCCGCGACGCTCACGAAGGACAGCCCCGCGTCGGAGGTGGCGCGCGCGGTCCTCGCCCGCGGCGTCCGCGACCTCGTCGCCGCCGACCCGCGCGTCCGCGCCGACGAGCACGACGCCGTGCACCGGATGCGCGTCGCCGTGCGCCGCCTCCGCAGCGCCCTCCGCACCCACCAGGACGTGGTCGACCCCGCCGCCACCGCGGCCGTCCGCGCCGAGCTCACCGCGCTCGGGGCCGTCCTCGGCGACGCCCGCGACATGGAGGTCCTGCGCGACCGCGTGGTGTGGTCGGTGGTCGAGCACGACACCGAGACCGTCCCCGACCACGTCGGCGACGCCCTGCACGACGTCCTCGACGAGCGCTACCACCGCGCCCGCGAGCGCGTGATCCGCTCCCTCTCCTCCGCGCGCTACGTCGCCCTGCTCGACGAGCTCGACCGGCTGGTGGCTGATCCGCCGCTCACCCACGACGCGAGCGCCCCGGCCGGCCCCGCCCTGCACGCCGCGCTCCGTCGCGACGCGGAGCGGGTCGGCCGCCGGGCCGCCGTCGCGCAGGAGGCGGTCGGCGAGGCCGCGCGCACGGAGGCGCTGCACGAGGTCCGCAAGGCCGCGAAGCGCCTCCGCTACGCCGCGGAGGAGGTCAGCGGCCGCACCGTCACGGTGCTCGGGCGGAAGACGATGCGGCTCGCCACCGCCGCCGAGGAGGTGCACGACGAGCTCGGCGAGCACCGCGACGGCCTCGCCATGCAGCGGCTCCTCCGCGAGGAGGCGAAGCGGCTCACGGCGCGCGGCGAGGGCGCCTTCGCGCTCGGCGTGCTGCACGAGGCCGAGCGGCTGCGCACCGAGTCCGCGCTGTGGCGGGCGCAGCGGGCGCTCGAGCAGCTGCTCGCCACCCCCGTCCCGGGAGCGTGA
- a CDS encoding YihY/virulence factor BrkB family protein has protein sequence MPVRPTAAATRAADLARERIAALGPAALAGDDAADAVRPGGGVDDRALHRRQRIGRELGWYASRRAVYGFMKHRGIDTAASLTFYSTLSLVPAAVAVLSLIGLVGDTRAGVEGVLRVLTAVLGDSAVDVIRDPVEQLADGPRSGIAFAVSSLGAVWTSAAYVTAFGRAMNRVQETEEGRPLVKYRALMLVVTIVLLVVSVVMVGMLLLTDEGARALGQHLGLGDTTLVVWAVLKWPLLVVLLTGIIGVLYAATPNLRRRRVDLLTWGSLVAIVAWGLGTAGFVAYVTRIATYESTYGVLGAVIVLLLWLYIGNLSLVLGGELDVEIIRARQLQAGIPAEHALRLPVRDTTRAERLARRRALLEDEGRRLREARNPTGAPGDDDGERRADAPPTLPEDDTREVRVRRRRWSARPSSRRSRRA, from the coding sequence ATGCCCGTCCGCCCGACCGCCGCCGCCACCCGCGCCGCCGACCTCGCCCGCGAGCGGATCGCCGCGCTGGGCCCCGCCGCGCTCGCGGGCGACGACGCGGCCGACGCGGTCCGTCCGGGCGGCGGCGTCGACGACCGCGCGCTGCACCGCCGCCAGCGGATCGGCCGCGAGCTCGGCTGGTACGCCAGCCGCCGCGCCGTCTACGGCTTCATGAAGCACCGCGGCATCGACACGGCCGCCAGCCTCACGTTCTACTCCACGCTCTCGCTCGTCCCGGCCGCGGTCGCCGTGCTCAGCCTCATCGGCCTCGTCGGCGACACGCGCGCGGGCGTCGAGGGCGTGCTGCGCGTGCTCACGGCCGTGCTCGGCGACTCCGCGGTGGACGTGATCCGCGACCCCGTCGAGCAGCTCGCCGACGGTCCGCGCTCGGGCATCGCCTTCGCCGTCAGCTCCCTCGGCGCGGTCTGGACCTCGGCCGCCTACGTCACCGCGTTCGGCCGCGCGATGAACCGCGTGCAGGAGACCGAGGAGGGGCGCCCGCTCGTGAAGTACCGGGCGCTGATGCTGGTGGTGACGATCGTGCTGCTGGTCGTGAGCGTCGTGATGGTCGGCATGCTGCTCCTCACGGACGAGGGCGCCCGGGCGCTCGGCCAGCACCTGGGCCTCGGCGACACGACCCTCGTGGTGTGGGCGGTGCTCAAGTGGCCGCTGCTCGTGGTGCTGCTGACGGGGATCATCGGGGTGCTGTACGCGGCGACCCCGAACCTGCGCCGTCGCCGGGTGGACCTGCTCACCTGGGGCAGCCTCGTCGCCATCGTCGCGTGGGGCCTCGGCACGGCCGGCTTCGTCGCGTACGTGACGCGGATCGCGACCTACGAGTCGACCTACGGGGTGCTCGGCGCGGTGATCGTGCTGCTGCTGTGGCTCTACATCGGGAACCTGTCGCTCGTGCTGGGCGGCGAGCTCGACGTGGAGATCATCCGCGCCCGGCAGCTGCAGGCGGGGATCCCCGCGGAGCACGCGCTGCGGCTGCCCGTGCGGGACACGACGCGCGCCGAGCGCCTCGCCCGCCGCCGCGCGCTCCTCGAGGACGAGGGGCGGCGGCTGCGCGAGGCGCGGAACCCGACGGGCGCGCCCGGGGACGACGACGGGGAGCGCCGGGCGGACGCGCCGCCGACGCTCCCCGAGGACGACACCCGGGAGGTGCGGGTCAGGCGGAGACGCTGGTCCGCACGACCATCTTCCCGACGTTCTCGCCGCGCATGA
- a CDS encoding NADP-dependent oxidoreductase: MTARSIQWQLAKRPTGEPTPDDVRRVEVDLPDLQDGEVRVENEFVSVDPYMRGRMNDVPSYVPPFQLDEAMTGSAVGRVVESRSDELAVGALVSHMLGWRDVAQGQAGAFRPVPEVPGVASSAHLGVLGLTGLTAYVGLTRIASIQEGDVVFVSGAAGAVGSMVGQIARLLGASRVVGSAGSAEKVERLTSHLGFDAAFDYHGGDLDGKLAEAAPDGIDLYFDNVGGDHLSAALGALNDFGRVANCGSISTYNSTGEEVAIRNTGRIVTRGLTLRGFTLGNHQDLAPEFASKMGPWLSEGRITADETVVDGIDRAFEAFTGLMRGENVGKMVVRTSVSA; encoded by the coding sequence ATGACTGCACGCAGCATCCAGTGGCAGCTGGCGAAGCGCCCCACCGGCGAGCCCACCCCCGACGACGTCCGCCGCGTCGAGGTCGACCTCCCCGACCTCCAGGACGGCGAGGTCCGCGTCGAGAACGAGTTCGTCTCCGTCGACCCCTACATGCGCGGCCGCATGAACGACGTCCCCTCCTACGTGCCGCCGTTCCAGCTCGACGAGGCCATGACCGGATCCGCGGTCGGCCGCGTCGTCGAGTCCCGCTCCGACGAACTCGCCGTCGGCGCCCTCGTCAGCCACATGCTCGGCTGGCGCGACGTCGCGCAGGGCCAGGCGGGCGCGTTCCGCCCCGTCCCCGAGGTCCCCGGCGTCGCCTCCTCCGCCCACCTCGGCGTGCTCGGCCTCACGGGCCTCACCGCCTACGTCGGCCTCACCCGCATCGCCTCCATCCAGGAGGGCGACGTCGTCTTCGTCTCCGGCGCGGCCGGCGCGGTGGGCTCGATGGTCGGCCAGATCGCCCGCCTGCTCGGCGCCTCGCGCGTCGTGGGCAGCGCGGGATCCGCGGAGAAGGTCGAGCGCCTCACCTCGCACCTCGGCTTCGACGCCGCGTTCGACTACCACGGCGGCGACCTCGACGGGAAGCTCGCGGAGGCGGCGCCCGACGGCATCGACCTCTACTTCGACAACGTCGGCGGCGACCACCTCTCCGCCGCGCTCGGCGCCCTCAACGACTTCGGCCGCGTCGCCAACTGCGGGTCGATCTCGACCTACAACTCCACCGGCGAGGAGGTCGCGATCCGCAACACGGGCCGCATCGTCACGCGCGGCCTCACGCTCCGCGGCTTCACCCTCGGCAACCACCAGGACCTCGCGCCCGAGTTCGCGTCGAAGATGGGCCCGTGGCTCTCCGAGGGGCGGATCACCGCCGACGAGACCGTGGTCGACGGCATCGACCGCGCGTTCGAGGCCTTCACCGGCCTCATGCGCGGCGAGAACGTCGGGAAGATGGTCGTGCGGACCAGCGTCTCCGCCTGA
- a CDS encoding NmrA family NAD(P)-binding protein — MSTPIPASPASGSAPVVVAGATGDLGRRIVRELLAAGARVRVLTRPGSTAAAEAWGDDPRVEVVEAAYTDRAALIRAVAGARVVVSAVSGARSVIVGAQRALLAATVAAGVPRFVPSDYSSDYRRVTPGSNRNFELRREFAADLDAAPVRATSVLNGAFADMLTGQAPIVLFDRRRVLYWSSADQVLDFTTKDDTARVTALVALDDDAPRVVEVAGDRVTARDLARIMTEITGTPFALQWAGTTGVLGAASRAMRRVGRDEQETFPAWQGMQYLVSMYSGEAELRHVDLERFGDHTWTGVRDVLAAHVASRATTTAA, encoded by the coding sequence ATGAGCACCCCGATCCCCGCTTCCCCCGCATCCGGATCCGCCCCCGTCGTCGTCGCCGGCGCGACCGGCGACCTCGGCCGCCGCATCGTCCGCGAGCTGCTCGCGGCCGGGGCGCGCGTCCGCGTCCTTACCCGCCCCGGCAGCACCGCGGCCGCCGAGGCGTGGGGCGACGACCCCCGCGTCGAGGTCGTCGAGGCCGCGTACACCGACCGGGCCGCGCTGATCCGCGCGGTGGCCGGCGCGCGCGTCGTCGTCTCCGCCGTGAGCGGGGCGCGCTCCGTGATCGTGGGGGCGCAGCGCGCGCTCCTCGCGGCCACCGTCGCCGCCGGCGTCCCGCGCTTCGTCCCCTCGGACTACTCCTCCGACTACCGCCGCGTCACGCCGGGCAGCAACCGCAACTTCGAGCTGCGCCGCGAGTTCGCGGCCGACCTCGACGCGGCCCCCGTGCGCGCCACCTCCGTGCTCAACGGCGCCTTCGCCGACATGCTCACCGGGCAGGCGCCCATCGTGCTGTTCGACCGCCGCCGCGTCCTCTACTGGTCCTCCGCCGACCAGGTGCTCGACTTCACGACCAAGGACGACACGGCCCGCGTGACGGCGCTCGTCGCGCTCGACGACGACGCGCCGCGCGTGGTCGAGGTCGCGGGCGACCGGGTCACCGCCCGGGACCTCGCGCGCATCATGACGGAGATCACGGGCACCCCCTTCGCGCTGCAGTGGGCCGGCACCACGGGCGTCCTCGGCGCGGCGAGCAGGGCCATGCGCCGGGTCGGGCGCGACGAGCAGGAGACGTTCCCCGCCTGGCAGGGGATGCAGTACCTCGTGAGCATGTACAGCGGCGAGGCGGAGCTGCGCCACGTCGACCTCGAGCGCTTCGGCGACCACACCTGGACGGGCGTGCGCGACGTGCTCGCCGCGCACGTCGCGAGCCGCGCGACGACGACGGCCGCCTAG
- a CDS encoding MarR family winged helix-turn-helix transcriptional regulator produces the protein MTSSAVTRAHDRVDPDEDASGIDWGSGGIETQFGWSIQAVYQGFARTAQTAVADVPGGPRGYQVLVAITTEEPSSQLALAQRLGIDKTQMTYVIDALAEGGHVERQPHPRDRRIRQVLPTDAGRALLATARVALGEVEDALMRDLAPDERTALRRLLARVALGIGEAPDAASAAATSAADEPDAARLEQPVAAPHRSRRSARRTTRDGEPA, from the coding sequence ATGACCTCCTCCGCCGTGACCCGCGCCCACGACCGCGTCGACCCCGACGAGGACGCCTCCGGCATCGACTGGGGCTCCGGCGGCATCGAGACGCAGTTCGGCTGGTCCATCCAGGCCGTCTACCAGGGCTTCGCGCGCACCGCGCAGACCGCCGTGGCCGACGTGCCGGGCGGCCCGCGCGGGTACCAGGTGCTCGTCGCGATCACCACGGAGGAGCCGTCGTCGCAGCTCGCGCTGGCGCAGCGCCTCGGCATCGACAAGACGCAGATGACCTACGTGATCGACGCGCTCGCCGAGGGCGGGCACGTCGAGCGGCAGCCGCACCCGCGCGACCGGCGGATCCGCCAGGTCCTCCCGACCGATGCCGGGCGCGCCCTCCTGGCCACGGCCCGCGTCGCGCTCGGCGAGGTGGAGGACGCCCTGATGCGCGACCTCGCGCCCGACGAGCGCACCGCCCTCCGGCGCCTCCTCGCCCGCGTCGCGCTCGGCATCGGCGAGGCCCCCGACGCGGCGTCCGCCGCCGCGACCTCCGCCGCCGACGAGCCCGACGCCGCGCGCCTCGAGCAGCCCGTCGCCGCCCCCCACCGCTCGCGCCGCTCGGCGCGCCGCACCACCCGAGATGGAGAACCCGCATGA
- a CDS encoding epoxide hydrolase family protein produces the protein MPAITPFRLDVPEADLDDLRRRLLATRWPEPETVDDTSQGPQLARMRRLVDRWVDGYDWRRTEELLNGWGQHTTEIDGLGIHFLHVRSPEPGARPLILTHGWPGSVLEFRHAVGPLTDPVAHGGSAEDAFHVVLPSLPGFGFSGKPTGTGWGARRTARAWAELMRRLGYEAWYAQGGDLGATVTSELAALEAREGIGLRGIHLNMATFMPTDDEMRDATDEERRMMAETGHYRQQLSGYSQMMSTRPQTVGYALQDSPAGLAAWIHAMFQDVGGSHDEHGDAEALFPLDEILDDVMLYWLPGTAASAARFYWESAQVGWATPGTVDEPITVPTGLSIMPGEYVRRSRRWAERRYADLVLFHEVERGGHFALLEQPGPLVDDIRATFRGR, from the coding sequence ATGCCCGCCATCACCCCCTTCCGCCTCGACGTCCCCGAGGCCGACCTCGACGACCTCCGCCGCCGCCTCCTCGCCACGCGCTGGCCCGAGCCCGAGACCGTCGACGACACCTCGCAGGGACCGCAGCTCGCGCGCATGCGGCGGCTCGTCGACCGCTGGGTCGACGGATACGACTGGCGCCGCACCGAGGAGCTCCTCAACGGGTGGGGGCAGCACACGACCGAGATCGACGGGCTGGGGATCCACTTCCTGCACGTCCGCTCCCCCGAGCCGGGCGCGCGCCCGCTGATCCTCACGCACGGCTGGCCGGGCTCGGTGCTGGAGTTCCGGCACGCGGTCGGGCCCCTCACCGATCCGGTCGCGCACGGCGGATCCGCGGAGGACGCCTTCCACGTCGTCCTCCCGAGCCTCCCCGGCTTCGGCTTCTCCGGGAAGCCGACCGGCACCGGCTGGGGCGCGCGCCGCACCGCCCGCGCGTGGGCCGAGCTCATGCGCCGGCTCGGCTACGAGGCCTGGTACGCGCAGGGCGGCGACCTCGGCGCGACCGTCACGTCCGAGCTCGCGGCGCTCGAGGCCCGGGAGGGCATCGGGCTCCGCGGGATCCACCTCAACATGGCGACCTTCATGCCGACGGACGACGAGATGCGCGACGCCACCGACGAGGAGCGGCGGATGATGGCGGAGACCGGGCACTACCGGCAGCAGCTGTCCGGCTACTCGCAGATGATGTCGACCCGGCCGCAGACCGTCGGCTACGCGCTCCAGGACTCCCCCGCGGGACTCGCCGCGTGGATCCACGCCATGTTCCAGGACGTCGGCGGATCCCACGACGAGCACGGCGACGCCGAGGCGCTCTTCCCGCTCGACGAGATCCTCGACGACGTGATGCTGTACTGGCTGCCCGGCACGGCGGCCTCCGCGGCGCGCTTCTACTGGGAGTCGGCGCAGGTCGGCTGGGCGACGCCCGGCACGGTCGACGAGCCGATCACGGTGCCGACGGGCCTCAGCATCATGCCGGGCGAGTACGTGCGCCGCTCGCGCCGCTGGGCGGAGCGCCGGTACGCGGACCTCGTGCTCTTCCACGAGGTCGAGCGCGGCGGGCACTTCGCGCTGCTCGAGCAGCCGGGGCCGCTGGTGGACGACATCCGGGCGACGTTCCGCGGGCGCTGA
- a CDS encoding SDR family oxidoreductase — protein sequence MSDTARPVALVTGATRGIGRAVAQDLGRTHRVIVHGRDRDAVDALAAALPDAVGWAADLAAGGLADLVPDLDRLDVLVHSAGVIGGDAVDRTPVEEWRRVFEVNVFAVADVTRALLPALRAAGGQVVLVNSGSGFTANPTGGVYAGSKFALRALGDALREEERPHGVRVSSVHPGRVATDMQRELRAKEGGEYDETRYLEPASVARAVRLVVDQTRDGTVESVSLRPFGG from the coding sequence ATGTCCGACACCGCCCGCCCCGTCGCCCTCGTCACGGGGGCCACCCGCGGCATCGGCCGCGCCGTCGCCCAGGACCTCGGCCGCACCCATCGCGTCATCGTGCACGGCCGTGACCGCGACGCCGTGGACGCCCTCGCCGCCGCGCTGCCGGACGCCGTCGGCTGGGCCGCCGACCTCGCCGCGGGCGGCCTCGCCGACCTCGTGCCCGACCTCGACCGCCTCGACGTGCTCGTGCACTCGGCCGGCGTGATCGGCGGCGACGCCGTCGACCGGACGCCCGTCGAGGAGTGGCGCCGCGTGTTCGAGGTCAACGTCTTCGCGGTCGCCGATGTCACCCGCGCGCTCCTGCCCGCGCTCCGGGCAGCCGGCGGGCAGGTCGTGCTCGTCAACTCCGGATCCGGCTTCACGGCGAACCCCACGGGCGGCGTCTACGCGGGATCCAAGTTCGCCCTGCGCGCCCTCGGCGACGCCCTCCGCGAGGAGGAGCGCCCGCACGGCGTGCGCGTCTCGAGCGTGCACCCGGGCCGCGTCGCGACCGACATGCAGCGCGAGCTCCGCGCCAAGGAGGGCGGCGAGTACGACGAGACGCGGTACCTCGAGCCGGCGTCCGTCGCGCGCGCCGTGCGGCTCGTCGTCGACCAGACGCGCGACGGCACGGTCGAGTCGGTGTCGCTGCGGCCGTTCGGGGGCTGA
- a CDS encoding Hsp20/alpha crystallin family protein, translating into MNMTFDPFRELDRAMGALAETRQANRPMPIDLHREGDTYVLAADLPGIDPGSVDIDVDGQLLTIRAERTLAGDQNVRWLTRERVAGTFLRQLTLGQGIDTERISAHYANGVLSVTIPVSERAKPRKIAVTSDEPQGQEGRTLTVEQGASAS; encoded by the coding sequence ATGAACATGACCTTCGATCCGTTCCGCGAGCTGGACCGCGCCATGGGCGCCCTGGCCGAGACCCGCCAGGCGAACCGGCCGATGCCCATCGACCTGCACCGCGAGGGCGACACCTACGTGCTGGCCGCCGACCTCCCGGGCATCGACCCGGGCTCGGTCGACATCGACGTGGACGGCCAGCTGCTGACCATCCGCGCCGAGCGCACCCTCGCCGGCGATCAGAACGTCCGCTGGCTCACGCGCGAGCGCGTCGCCGGCACGTTCCTCCGCCAGCTGACGCTCGGCCAGGGCATCGACACCGAGCGCATCTCGGCGCACTACGCCAACGGCGTGCTGAGCGTCACCATCCCGGTGAGCGAGCGGGCGAAGCCGCGCAAGATCGCGGTCACGTCCGACGAGCCGCAGGGCCAGGAGGGCCGCACGCTGACGGTGGAGCAGGGCGCGAGCGCGAGCTGA